In one window of Enoplosus armatus isolate fEnoArm2 chromosome 7, fEnoArm2.hap1, whole genome shotgun sequence DNA:
- the nipa1 gene encoding magnesium transporter NIPA1 codes for MAVDSEPSGVSLPLSGIVIAVVSSFINGSTFVLQKKGILRSRDRGGSYLADVVWWSGTLSMIVGQIGNFLAYNVAPAVIVTPLGALGVLFGAVLASWILKEHLNILGKLGCVLCCCGSVVLIIHAPKAEAVTSRLELEARLSDPVFVIYALLVVLLLVILIVWIAPAHGTSNVMVYVAICSLLGSFTVPSSKGLGLAAQDVFGEGPPSSRALALFLGLLGTLAVSILIQFFFINKALECFSSNMFEAVYYVTFTSTVILASALLFREWTALTLTDSLAMLCGLATVCVGVVLLRISHEALITWKKKTD; via the exons ATGGCTGTTGACTCCGAGCCGAGTGGCGTTTCGTTGCCCCTTTCTGGAATAGTGATAGCAGTAGTATCAAGTTTCATCAATGGGTCGACATTTGTGCTtcaaaaaaaaggaatattaCGCTCCCGCGACAGAG GAGGCTCGTACCTCGCAGATGTGGTGTGGTGGAGTGGCACATTGTCCA TGATTGTTGGTCAAATTGGGAATTTCCTGGCGTACAACGTGGCCCCTGCTGTAATAGTTACACCACTAGGAGCCCTTGGAGTGTTATTTGG GGCTGTGCTGGCTTCTTGGATCTTGAAGGAGCACTTGAATATCCTGGGAAAGCttggctgtgtgttgtgttgctgtggctCCGTTGTGCTTATCATCCATGCACCTAAAGCAGAGGCTGTAACGTCGAGACTGGAGTTAGAGGCGAGGCTATCGGACCCAG TGTTTGTAATTTATGCCCTCCTGGTGGTCCTGCTGCTTGTCATACTAATCGTGTGGATCGCTCCAGCTCACGGCACATCCAACGTCATGGTGTATGTCGCCATATGTTCCCTCTTGGGAAGCTTCACAGTTCCAAGCAGCAAAGGACTTGGCCTGGCTGCGCAAGACGTCTTTGGAGAGGGGCCCCCGAGCAGCAGAGCCCTGGCTCTCTTCCTGGGCTTGCTGGGGACACTGGCTGTCAGCATCCTGATACAGTTCTTCTTCATCAACAAGGCCTTGGAGTGTTTCAGCTCCAACATGTTTGAAGCAGTGTACTATGTGACGTTCACGTCCACCGTCATTCTCGCTTCTGCTCTTCTCTTCAGGGAGTGGACTGCACTAACTTTAACTGACAGCCTCGCCATGCTTTGTGGTCTGGCGACCGTGTGTGTCGGGGTCGTTTTACTCCGCATTTCCCACGAGGCTTTGATTACttggaagaagaagacagactgA
- the nipa2 gene encoding magnesium transporter NIPA2 isoform X1: MDSHSTSNYGLPDCSIACGNGVWAGQNCTFGRHLHCSAVNVTDYTNASSLAMGQDRGKYDFYIGLGLAISSSIFIGGSFILKKKGLLRLARKGSMRAGQGGHAYLKEWLWWAGLLSMGAGEAANFAAYAFAPATLVTPLGALSVLVSAVLSSYFLTERLNLHGKLGCLLSILGSTTMVIHAPQEEEISSLEHMARKLVDPGFFVFATLVIIVALIFIFVVGPRHGQTNILVYITICSVIGALSVSCVKGLGIAIKEAIAGKNVVRNPLAWILLLGLVACVSTQINYLNKALDIFNTSLVTPIYYVFFTTSVLSCSAILFKEWGHMGTDDVIGTLSGFLTIIVGIFLLHAFKDVSVSLATLAVSMRKEERAFPTANGMAQHSTYELLHESTEDMEDREMGLPFDSVSRRNGAMTSSLDH; the protein is encoded by the exons ATGGATTCTCACTCCACATCAAATTATGGGTTGCCAGATTGTAGTATCGCCTGTGGAAACG GTGTCTGGGCTGGCCAGAACTGTACTTTTGGTCGGCATCTGCATTGCTCGGCCGTAAATGTGACAGACTACACCAACGCATCCAGCCTCGCTATGGGTCAGGACAGGGGGAAGTATGATTTTTACATCGGTCTGGGGTTGGCCATCAGCTCCAGCATCTTCATCGGAGGTAGTTTCATCCTCAAGAAGAAAGGACTTCTGAGGCTGGCAAGGAAGGGGTCGATGCGGGCAG GTCAGGGCGGTCATGCATACCTAAAAGAGTGGCTATGGTGGGCAGGTTTACTATCAA TGGGAGCTGGTGAAGCAGCCAACTTTGCAGCATATGCCTTCGCTCCTGCAACGCTGGTCACCCCACTGGGAGCCCTCAGTGTGCTTGTCAG CGCGGTGCTGTCGTCGTACTTCCTGACGGAGCGGTTAAACCTGCATGGGAAGCTCGGCTGCCTGCTCAGCATCCTGGGCTCCACCACCATGGTAATTCACGCTCCACAAGAGGAAGAGATCAGCAGCCTCGAGCACATGGCCAGGAAGCTGGTTGACCCAG GGTTTTTCGTCTTTGCCACACTTGTCATCATCGTGGCCCTCATCTTCATATTTGTTGTGGGTCCCCGCCATGGTCAGACCAATATCCTTGTCTACATCACCATCTGCTCAGTAATTGGCGCACTCTCTGTGTCTTGCGTCAAAGGACTGGGTATTGCCATCAAGGAAGCAATCGCTGGGAAAAATGTTGTGAGAAACCCACTGGCATGGATCCTGCTTTTGGGTCTGGTGGCCTGTGTGAGCACACAAATCAACTACTTGAACAAGGCTCTGGACATATTCAACACCTCCCTGGTGACTCCCATCTACTACGTGTTCTTTACCACATCTGTGCTGTCCTGCTCCGCCATCCTCTTCAAGGAGTGGGGTCACATGGGCACGGACGACGTGATCGGCACCCTCAGTGGCTTCCTCACCATCATTGTGGGTATCTTCCTGCTCCATGCCTTTAAAGACGTTAGCGTTAGCCTGGCTACTCTCGCTGTGTCCatgaggaaggaagaaagggcCTTTCCCACAGCCAACGGCATGGCGCAACACAGCACCTACGAGCTGCTACACGAGTCCACAGAGGACATGGAGGACAGAGAAATGGGCTTGCCTTTTGATAGCGTCTCTAGAAGAAACGGGGCGATGACTTCCTCATTGGACCATTAA
- the nipa2 gene encoding magnesium transporter NIPA2 isoform X2 gives MGQDRGKYDFYIGLGLAISSSIFIGGSFILKKKGLLRLARKGSMRAGQGGHAYLKEWLWWAGLLSMGAGEAANFAAYAFAPATLVTPLGALSVLVSAVLSSYFLTERLNLHGKLGCLLSILGSTTMVIHAPQEEEISSLEHMARKLVDPGFFVFATLVIIVALIFIFVVGPRHGQTNILVYITICSVIGALSVSCVKGLGIAIKEAIAGKNVVRNPLAWILLLGLVACVSTQINYLNKALDIFNTSLVTPIYYVFFTTSVLSCSAILFKEWGHMGTDDVIGTLSGFLTIIVGIFLLHAFKDVSVSLATLAVSMRKEERAFPTANGMAQHSTYELLHESTEDMEDREMGLPFDSVSRRNGAMTSSLDH, from the exons ATGGGTCAGGACAGGGGGAAGTATGATTTTTACATCGGTCTGGGGTTGGCCATCAGCTCCAGCATCTTCATCGGAGGTAGTTTCATCCTCAAGAAGAAAGGACTTCTGAGGCTGGCAAGGAAGGGGTCGATGCGGGCAG GTCAGGGCGGTCATGCATACCTAAAAGAGTGGCTATGGTGGGCAGGTTTACTATCAA TGGGAGCTGGTGAAGCAGCCAACTTTGCAGCATATGCCTTCGCTCCTGCAACGCTGGTCACCCCACTGGGAGCCCTCAGTGTGCTTGTCAG CGCGGTGCTGTCGTCGTACTTCCTGACGGAGCGGTTAAACCTGCATGGGAAGCTCGGCTGCCTGCTCAGCATCCTGGGCTCCACCACCATGGTAATTCACGCTCCACAAGAGGAAGAGATCAGCAGCCTCGAGCACATGGCCAGGAAGCTGGTTGACCCAG GGTTTTTCGTCTTTGCCACACTTGTCATCATCGTGGCCCTCATCTTCATATTTGTTGTGGGTCCCCGCCATGGTCAGACCAATATCCTTGTCTACATCACCATCTGCTCAGTAATTGGCGCACTCTCTGTGTCTTGCGTCAAAGGACTGGGTATTGCCATCAAGGAAGCAATCGCTGGGAAAAATGTTGTGAGAAACCCACTGGCATGGATCCTGCTTTTGGGTCTGGTGGCCTGTGTGAGCACACAAATCAACTACTTGAACAAGGCTCTGGACATATTCAACACCTCCCTGGTGACTCCCATCTACTACGTGTTCTTTACCACATCTGTGCTGTCCTGCTCCGCCATCCTCTTCAAGGAGTGGGGTCACATGGGCACGGACGACGTGATCGGCACCCTCAGTGGCTTCCTCACCATCATTGTGGGTATCTTCCTGCTCCATGCCTTTAAAGACGTTAGCGTTAGCCTGGCTACTCTCGCTGTGTCCatgaggaaggaagaaagggcCTTTCCCACAGCCAACGGCATGGCGCAACACAGCACCTACGAGCTGCTACACGAGTCCACAGAGGACATGGAGGACAGAGAAATGGGCTTGCCTTTTGATAGCGTCTCTAGAAGAAACGGGGCGATGACTTCCTCATTGGACCATTAA